TTCGACCGCGGCTGGTACGCCGCACCGGTGGGGTGGGTCGACGCCGCCGGCAACGGCGAGTTCGCGGTCGCGCTCCGGTCGGCGCTATCGACCGGGTCGAGAGCGACGCTGTTTGCCGGCGTCGGCGTGGTCGGCGACAGCGATCCCGACGAGGAGTGGGACGAAGCTCAGCTCAAGTTCCAGCCGGTTTTGAACGTCCTCGATGACGGCGACGAGAGAGAAGAGACGTAGTCCCCTCTCCCCTTTTTCCACTCCCCATCGCACCAGAGGAGTATCTTCGAGAACACTACTGGTACATTCGAAGCGGCTGCACCTGGGTGCTCTCCTCGCCGCCGCCCTGCATCTGCTGTGCGAGCTGTTCTTTCGCCTGTCTGATCTCGTCTGCGCGATCGACGAGGTCGTCGACGGGAAACTCCATCCCCGTCAGCGGTTCGATCCCCTCCGTGATGACGATCCGGGCAGCCTCCGGATCGGGGAACTGCGGGTCCGATTCGACGACGAACCCGACCGCGGTCGTGTCGTGTTCGACCGCGTGAGCCAGCATCGCCCCTGTCGGCCCGGTCACGATCCCGGTTTCGGTCGGGTCGCCGATGTCGACCTCCGAGAGCAGCCGTCCGCCGTCCCCCGCACAGATCCCGTACAGCTCCGGCGGTTCGGCGTCCTTTTCCCGCGGGATGCCCGAGAGATACACTGGAGTGACGCCCTCCTCGTCGAACCAGCCCTGGATGCAGTTTGCGATCTCCGTCGCCGCGTCCGGCGAAACCGGGATGTCGCTTTGCAGCACGAGCAGGTCGCCGGCATCATTTGCGTACAGTCTGAGCGGTGTCGAGAGCGTCGGGTCCCCTTCCTCGTATCGAGCGACGGACGGAAGTCCGGTACAGTGGACGTCCGCGTGTTTGGTCATTCCGAGCGCCTCGATCAGGTGGTCGGCAGCGATCTTGCCGACCAGTCCAACGCCCGGAAGCCCCTCGATCATGTACGGTTCCGCCAGTTCGACGTCGTTCTCGAGGATTCGAACGTGTGCCATACTCGGGACAACTCGGCGGGAGCTATAAAGTGTGGTGCGCGAGTGCAGACCCCACGACACGGGCTGTGAGGCCGAACAGGGACCGTTTCCCACGGTTGACTCCGAAACCGACAAACGCCTCCCCGCCGAGGGAGGAGTATGAACCCACTCGAGCGGTACGAACCGCTCGTCGACGACCCGGCGGCGTTCCGGGCCGCCTGTGACCGTCCGCTCCCGTCGGTCGTCCGCGTCAACACGATCAAGGCGACCGTCGAACGAGCCCGGCAGGGGCTCGACTCCGAGGGCGTCGAGTACGACCCCGCCGACTGGCACGAGGGACTGTTCCGGCTCGACGGGCACAGCCCCGGGCGCAACTGGGCGTACGTCCACGGCTGGCTCCACGGCCAGGAGGAGGTGTCGGTGTTGCCCGGCGTTGCACTCGCCCCCGAACCCGGCGAACGCGTACTCGACCTCTGTGCGGCCCCGGGGAGCAAGACGAGCCAGCTCGCGGCCGCGATGGACGACCGCGGAACGCTGGTCGCCAACGACAACAACCTGGGCCGGCTCTCGGCGCTCCGGCACAACTGCGAGCGCCTCGGCGTCACCAACGTGGCGGTGACGAACCAGGACGGGCGGAACTTCTCGGTGAAACCGTTCGGCTTCGAAACGTTCGACCGGGTTCTCGTCGACGTCCCCTGCTCGTGTGAGGGGACGTGTCGAAAGAACCCGGACGTCCTCGAGGAGTGGTCGCTCGATCACGTGGAGTCGATCGCCGGAATCCAGAAGGGGCTGCTCCGGCGGGCGGTCCAGCTGACTGCGCCGGGCGGTCGAGTCGTCTACTCGACGTGTACCTTCGCCCCCGAGGAGAACGAAGCCGTCGTCGATCACGTACTCGAACTCGAACCGTGTCGGGTCGAGCCCGTCGACCTGCCGCTCGTGACTGCCGAGGGCGTCACCGAATGGAAGGGGGAAACGTACGACGAACGCGTCCGGGACACCCACCGCGTGTACCCTCACCACAACGACACCGGCGGCTTCTACTGTGCGACCCTGGAGGTGACGGGATGACAGACGAACCGGAGTCGGCCGACGCTCCCACGAACGACGGACAGCGGTTCGACAGACTGCCCGAAACTGCCGAGGAACGCAGGGTCCCCGGACGAGCCACGCGGGCGGAGGTGCTCGAGTGGTGGGACGACCGGTTCGGAGTACCGCCGTCGGCGTTCGACGAGCACAGCTTCTGGGAGAAGGGCGCCGGAAAGATCTGGGCGTACAGCGGCGAGGCCCCCTCGCCGATCGAGATCGAGGGGCTCGGACTCGCGTTCCTTCGGACGAGACAGGAACACTGGAAACCGACGACGAACGCCGTCCAGCGGTTCGGCGGCGAGGCCAGTATAAACGTGATACAGCTCGAGGGCGAAACCGCGACCCGGTTCCTCGCGGGGGAAGACCAGGAGATCGACTGGGACGGCGACTGGGGGTATCTGATCGTTACACACGAGTACGCGGGCGAGCCGGAGCCGATCGGTGTCGGG
The Halalkaliarchaeum desulfuricum DNA segment above includes these coding regions:
- a CDS encoding proteasome assembly chaperone family protein, with translation MAHVRILENDVELAEPYMIEGLPGVGLVGKIAADHLIEALGMTKHADVHCTGLPSVARYEEGDPTLSTPLRLYANDAGDLLVLQSDIPVSPDAATEIANCIQGWFDEEGVTPVYLSGIPREKDAEPPELYGICAGDGGRLLSEVDIGDPTETGIVTGPTGAMLAHAVEHDTTAVGFVVESDPQFPDPEAARIVITEGIEPLTGMEFPVDDLVDRADEIRQAKEQLAQQMQGGGEESTQVQPLRMYQ
- a CDS encoding RsmB/NOP family class I SAM-dependent RNA methyltransferase, encoding MNPLERYEPLVDDPAAFRAACDRPLPSVVRVNTIKATVERARQGLDSEGVEYDPADWHEGLFRLDGHSPGRNWAYVHGWLHGQEEVSVLPGVALAPEPGERVLDLCAAPGSKTSQLAAAMDDRGTLVANDNNLGRLSALRHNCERLGVTNVAVTNQDGRNFSVKPFGFETFDRVLVDVPCSCEGTCRKNPDVLEEWSLDHVESIAGIQKGLLRRAVQLTAPGGRVVYSTCTFAPEENEAVVDHVLELEPCRVEPVDLPLVTAEGVTEWKGETYDERVRDTHRVYPHHNDTGGFYCATLEVTG
- a CDS encoding DUF7122 family protein, which produces MTDEPESADAPTNDGQRFDRLPETAEERRVPGRATRAEVLEWWDDRFGVPPSAFDEHSFWEKGAGKIWAYSGEAPSPIEIEGLGLAFLRTRQEHWKPTTNAVQRFGGEASINVIQLEGETATRFLAGEDQEIDWDGDWGYLIVTHEYAGEPEPIGVGLYLYGELRSVVPKGRQESLEPL